A stretch of the Phycodurus eques isolate BA_2022a chromosome 15, UOR_Pequ_1.1, whole genome shotgun sequence genome encodes the following:
- the LOC133413961 gene encoding histone-lysine N-methyltransferase Smyd1-like isoform X3, translated as MATPPSPVKRRSRGALASRSPLRAAARMEQQLGRALCIITGASRGFGRAVAKAMARLVEPESVFVLVARSGDELRTLQTELAASDLDVRCAVADLSLEGAPENVVRAAKEAFSADIRHVILVNNAARTMTVGNTETVELFDAGPKGRGLRAGRDLGTGEVVFAEASFAAVVFDSVFMQVCHNCFRQQAALHRCAQCQFAFYCNRTCQTACWDEHKNECAAIREAGKAPDENVRLAARVLWRLHKDSGIVSDSQLISVEQLEDHVSDLPQKNLQRLETDVQSFLEYWSYGKKRHSVDYISHIFGIIACNGFIMSDQKGLRSVGVGLFPNLSLVNHDCSPNCSVVLNHGNQTAVSSALHSQRRIELRALGKIPEGQELTVSYVDFLNLSGVRKKKLMERYHFECTCQRCSQHLKDDLMMAAAEAKPSAEKLKEVTAVSEDCLEKIEKCHVEKDFHEEVVSLQQRPAGLGHHARWRRTLAVREDRAGPQHDLPSLQHSHGHSRARPRDHQRPGVHAHADGVGVEEEEGDVTLSCVDFKKRLVRRSR; from the exons ATGGCCACGCCCCCCTCCCCCGTTAAGAGAAGAAGCCGAGGAGCGCTCGCCTCGCGCTCCCCACTTCGCGCCGCCGCGAGAATGGAGCAGCAGCTCGGCCGAGCTTTGTGCATCATCACCGGGGCGTCCAGAGGCTTCGGCCGGGCCGTCGCGAAGGCCATGGCCCGCCTGGTGGAGCCCGAGTCGGTGTTCGTCCTGGTCGCCCGCTCCGGAGACGAGCTGCGGACTCTCCAGACGGAGCTGGCCGCGTCGGACCTGGACGTTCGCTGCGCGGTGGCGGATCTGTCCCTGGAGGGAGCGCCGGAGAACGTCGTCCGGGCGGCCAAGGAAGCCTTCTCGGCCGACATACGGCACGTCATTCTCGTCAATAACGCCG CCCGCACAATGACGGTGGGGAACACGGAGACCGTTGAGCTGTTTGATGCCGGGCCAAAAGGTCGCGGCCTAAGAGCCGGCAGAGACCTCGGCACCGGGGAGGTGGTCTTTGCAGAGGCCAGCTTTGCTGCTGTGGTCTTTGACAG CGTGTTCATGCAGGTATGCCACAACTGCTTCCGTCAGCAGGCCGCGCTACATCGTTGCGCCCAGTGCCAGTTTGCCTTCTACTGCAACCGCACCTGCCAGACCGCATGCTGGGATGAACACAAGAACGAGTGCGCGGCCATTAGGGAGGCTGGCAAGGCGCCCGATGAAAACGTTCG TCTTGCTGCTCGTGTGCTCTGGCGCCTTCACAAAGACTCGGGCATTGTCTCAGACAGTCAGTTGATCTCGGTGGAACAGCTGGAGGACCACGTGTCTGACCTGCCGCAGAAGAACCTTCAACGGCTCGAGACTGACGTCCAGAGCTTCCTGGAATATTGGTCTTATGGAAAGAAACGGCACTCGGTTGACTACATCTCACACATCTTTGGCATT ATTGCGTGCAATGGATTCATAATGAGTGACCAGAAGGGGCTGCGATCCGTCGGTGTGGGGCTTTTCCCGAACCTGTCTTTGGTCAACCATGACTGCTCGCCCAACTGCTCTGTTGTCCTCAACCATGGCAA TCAAACTGCCGTGAGCTCTGCTCTCCATTCTCAGAGGAG GATCGAGCTGCGAGCTTTAGGAAAAATCCCCGAGGGTCAGGAGTTGACCGTCAGCTACGTTGACTTCCTCAACCTGTCAGGTGTCCGCAAGAAGAAGCTGATGGAACGTTACCATTTTGAGTGCACGTGCCAGCGCTGCAGCCAGCACCTCAAGGATGATCTGATGATGGCTGCTGCAGAGGCCAAA CCGTCTGCTGAGAAGCTGAAGGAGGTGACTGCCGTTAGCGAAGACTGTCTGGAGAAGATCGAGAAGTGCCATGTTGAGAAAGATTTCCACGAG GAAGTTGTATCCCTGCAACAACGCCCAGCTGGGCTTGGCCATCATGCGCGCTGGCGTCGTACATTGGCAGTCAGGGAAGACCGAGCTGGGCCACAGCATGATCTGCCAAGCTTACAGCATTCTCATGGTCACTCACGGGCCCGACCACGCGATCACCAAAGACCTGGAG
- the LOC133413961 gene encoding histone-lysine N-methyltransferase Smyd1-like isoform X1, which produces MATPPSPVKRRSRGALASRSPLRAAARMEQQLGRALCIITGASRGFGRAVAKAMARLVEPESVFVLVARSGDELRTLQTELAASDLDVRCAVADLSLEGAPENVVRAAKEAFSADIRHVILVNNAARTMTVGNTETVELFDAGPKGRGLRAGRDLGTGEVVFAEASFAAVVFDSVFMQVCHNCFRQQAALHRCAQCQFAFYCNRTCQTACWDEHKNECAAIREAGKAPDENVRLAARVLWRLHKDSGIVSDSQLISVEQLEDHVSDLPQKNLQRLETDVQSFLEYWSYGKKRHSVDYISHIFGIIACNGFIMSDQKGLRSVGVGLFPNLSLVNHDCSPNCSVVLNHGNQTAVSSALHSQRRIELRALGKIPEGQELTVSYVDFLNLSGVRKKKLMERYHFECTCQRCSQHLKDDLMMAAAEAKPSAEKLKEVTAVSEDCLEKIEKCHVEKDFHEVVKLCGECLAKQENVLADTHLYKLRVLSVASEALLFQRLFPEAAAYAQRMVDGYTKLYPCNNAQLGLAIMRAGVVHWQSGKTELGHSMICQAYSILMVTHGPDHAITKDLESTRMQTELELKRKKATSP; this is translated from the exons ATGGCCACGCCCCCCTCCCCCGTTAAGAGAAGAAGCCGAGGAGCGCTCGCCTCGCGCTCCCCACTTCGCGCCGCCGCGAGAATGGAGCAGCAGCTCGGCCGAGCTTTGTGCATCATCACCGGGGCGTCCAGAGGCTTCGGCCGGGCCGTCGCGAAGGCCATGGCCCGCCTGGTGGAGCCCGAGTCGGTGTTCGTCCTGGTCGCCCGCTCCGGAGACGAGCTGCGGACTCTCCAGACGGAGCTGGCCGCGTCGGACCTGGACGTTCGCTGCGCGGTGGCGGATCTGTCCCTGGAGGGAGCGCCGGAGAACGTCGTCCGGGCGGCCAAGGAAGCCTTCTCGGCCGACATACGGCACGTCATTCTCGTCAATAACGCCG CCCGCACAATGACGGTGGGGAACACGGAGACCGTTGAGCTGTTTGATGCCGGGCCAAAAGGTCGCGGCCTAAGAGCCGGCAGAGACCTCGGCACCGGGGAGGTGGTCTTTGCAGAGGCCAGCTTTGCTGCTGTGGTCTTTGACAG CGTGTTCATGCAGGTATGCCACAACTGCTTCCGTCAGCAGGCCGCGCTACATCGTTGCGCCCAGTGCCAGTTTGCCTTCTACTGCAACCGCACCTGCCAGACCGCATGCTGGGATGAACACAAGAACGAGTGCGCGGCCATTAGGGAGGCTGGCAAGGCGCCCGATGAAAACGTTCG TCTTGCTGCTCGTGTGCTCTGGCGCCTTCACAAAGACTCGGGCATTGTCTCAGACAGTCAGTTGATCTCGGTGGAACAGCTGGAGGACCACGTGTCTGACCTGCCGCAGAAGAACCTTCAACGGCTCGAGACTGACGTCCAGAGCTTCCTGGAATATTGGTCTTATGGAAAGAAACGGCACTCGGTTGACTACATCTCACACATCTTTGGCATT ATTGCGTGCAATGGATTCATAATGAGTGACCAGAAGGGGCTGCGATCCGTCGGTGTGGGGCTTTTCCCGAACCTGTCTTTGGTCAACCATGACTGCTCGCCCAACTGCTCTGTTGTCCTCAACCATGGCAA TCAAACTGCCGTGAGCTCTGCTCTCCATTCTCAGAGGAG GATCGAGCTGCGAGCTTTAGGAAAAATCCCCGAGGGTCAGGAGTTGACCGTCAGCTACGTTGACTTCCTCAACCTGTCAGGTGTCCGCAAGAAGAAGCTGATGGAACGTTACCATTTTGAGTGCACGTGCCAGCGCTGCAGCCAGCACCTCAAGGATGATCTGATGATGGCTGCTGCAGAGGCCAAA CCGTCTGCTGAGAAGCTGAAGGAGGTGACTGCCGTTAGCGAAGACTGTCTGGAGAAGATCGAGAAGTGCCATGTTGAGAAAGATTTCCACGAG GTGGTGAAGCTGTGCGGTGAGTGTTTGGCGAAGCAGGAGAACGTCCTGGCTGACACTCACCTGTACAAACTGCGTGTGCTCAGTGTAGCCAGCGAGGCACTTTTATTCCAGCGGTTGTTCCCTGAGGCTGCAGCGTACGCTCAGAGGATGGTGGATGGATACAC GAAGTTGTATCCCTGCAACAACGCCCAGCTGGGCTTGGCCATCATGCGCGCTGGCGTCGTACATTGGCAGTCAGGGAAGACCGAGCTGGGCCACAGCATGATCTGCCAAGCTTACAGCATTCTCATGGTCACTCACGGGCCCGACCACGCGATCACCAAAGACCTGGAG
- the LOC133413961 gene encoding sepiapterin reductase-like isoform X4: MATPPSPVKRRSRGALASRSPLRAAARMEQQLGRALCIITGASRGFGRAVAKAMARLVEPESVFVLVARSGDELRTLQTELAASDLDVRCAVADLSLEGAPENVVRAAKEAFSADIRHVILVNNAAALGDVSRCAKAFTSMAEVDSYLSFNVSSALCLTAGVLQAFPKRSGLRRCVVNISSLCALKPFRSWVLYCTGKAARDMMFKVLAEEEPDLRVLNYAPGALDTDMQFVARTKTGELSLRKAFSDMFDEGQLLTCEASCAKLMKLLLEDKYASGDHVDFYDV; the protein is encoded by the exons ATGGCCACGCCCCCCTCCCCCGTTAAGAGAAGAAGCCGAGGAGCGCTCGCCTCGCGCTCCCCACTTCGCGCCGCCGCGAGAATGGAGCAGCAGCTCGGCCGAGCTTTGTGCATCATCACCGGGGCGTCCAGAGGCTTCGGCCGGGCCGTCGCGAAGGCCATGGCCCGCCTGGTGGAGCCCGAGTCGGTGTTCGTCCTGGTCGCCCGCTCCGGAGACGAGCTGCGGACTCTCCAGACGGAGCTGGCCGCGTCGGACCTGGACGTTCGCTGCGCGGTGGCGGATCTGTCCCTGGAGGGAGCGCCGGAGAACGTCGTCCGGGCGGCCAAGGAAGCCTTCTCGGCCGACATACGGCACGTCATTCTCGTCAATAACGCCG CCGCACTCGGCGACGTGTCCCGCTGCGCCAAAGCCTTCACCAGCATGGCCGAGGTGGACTCGTACCTGTCGTTCAACGTAAGCTCCGCTTTGTGCCTTACCGCCGGTGTGCTGCAGGCCTTTCCGAAGCGGTCGGGTCTGCGCCGCTGCGTGGTCAACATCTCGTCGCTGTGCGCCTTGAAGCCGTTCCGCTCTTGGGTGCTGTACTGCACTGGCAAGGCGGCCAGAGATATGATGTTCAAGGTTCTGGCGGAAGAGGAGCCAGACCTGCGCGTGCTCAACTACGCTCCAG GCGCCTTGGACACAGACATGCAGTTCGTAGCCAGGACCAAAACCGGGGAGTTGAGCTTAAGGAAGGCGTTCTCAGACATGTTCGATGAAGGCCAGCTGCTGACATGCGAGGCCTCCTGCGCTAAGCTGATGAAGCTCCTGCTCGAAGACAAATACGCTTCGGGAGATCACGTGGACTTCTACGACGTGTAG
- the LOC133413961 gene encoding histone-lysine N-methyltransferase Smyd1-like isoform X2, whose protein sequence is MATPPSPVKRRSRGALASRSPLRAAARMEQQLGRALCIITGASRGFGRAVAKAMARLVEPESVFVLVARSGDELRTLQTELAASDLDVRCAVADLSLEGAPENVVRAAKEAFSADIRHVILVNNAARTMTVGNTETVELFDAGPKGRGLRAGRDLGTGEVVFAEASFAAVVFDSVFMQVCHNCFRQQAALHRCAQCQFAFYCNRTCQTACWDEHKNECAAIREAGKAPDENVRLAARVLWRLHKDSGIVSDSQLISVEQLEDHVSDLPQKNLQRLETDVQSFLEYWSYGKKRHSVDYISHIFGIIACNGFIMSDQKGLRSVGVGLFPNLSLVNHDCSPNCSVVLNHGKIELRALGKIPEGQELTVSYVDFLNLSGVRKKKLMERYHFECTCQRCSQHLKDDLMMAAAEAKPSAEKLKEVTAVSEDCLEKIEKCHVEKDFHEVVKLCGECLAKQENVLADTHLYKLRVLSVASEALLFQRLFPEAAAYAQRMVDGYTKLYPCNNAQLGLAIMRAGVVHWQSGKTELGHSMICQAYSILMVTHGPDHAITKDLESTRMQTELELKRKKATSP, encoded by the exons ATGGCCACGCCCCCCTCCCCCGTTAAGAGAAGAAGCCGAGGAGCGCTCGCCTCGCGCTCCCCACTTCGCGCCGCCGCGAGAATGGAGCAGCAGCTCGGCCGAGCTTTGTGCATCATCACCGGGGCGTCCAGAGGCTTCGGCCGGGCCGTCGCGAAGGCCATGGCCCGCCTGGTGGAGCCCGAGTCGGTGTTCGTCCTGGTCGCCCGCTCCGGAGACGAGCTGCGGACTCTCCAGACGGAGCTGGCCGCGTCGGACCTGGACGTTCGCTGCGCGGTGGCGGATCTGTCCCTGGAGGGAGCGCCGGAGAACGTCGTCCGGGCGGCCAAGGAAGCCTTCTCGGCCGACATACGGCACGTCATTCTCGTCAATAACGCCG CCCGCACAATGACGGTGGGGAACACGGAGACCGTTGAGCTGTTTGATGCCGGGCCAAAAGGTCGCGGCCTAAGAGCCGGCAGAGACCTCGGCACCGGGGAGGTGGTCTTTGCAGAGGCCAGCTTTGCTGCTGTGGTCTTTGACAG CGTGTTCATGCAGGTATGCCACAACTGCTTCCGTCAGCAGGCCGCGCTACATCGTTGCGCCCAGTGCCAGTTTGCCTTCTACTGCAACCGCACCTGCCAGACCGCATGCTGGGATGAACACAAGAACGAGTGCGCGGCCATTAGGGAGGCTGGCAAGGCGCCCGATGAAAACGTTCG TCTTGCTGCTCGTGTGCTCTGGCGCCTTCACAAAGACTCGGGCATTGTCTCAGACAGTCAGTTGATCTCGGTGGAACAGCTGGAGGACCACGTGTCTGACCTGCCGCAGAAGAACCTTCAACGGCTCGAGACTGACGTCCAGAGCTTCCTGGAATATTGGTCTTATGGAAAGAAACGGCACTCGGTTGACTACATCTCACACATCTTTGGCATT ATTGCGTGCAATGGATTCATAATGAGTGACCAGAAGGGGCTGCGATCCGTCGGTGTGGGGCTTTTCCCGAACCTGTCTTTGGTCAACCATGACTGCTCGCCCAACTGCTCTGTTGTCCTCAACCATGGCAA GATCGAGCTGCGAGCTTTAGGAAAAATCCCCGAGGGTCAGGAGTTGACCGTCAGCTACGTTGACTTCCTCAACCTGTCAGGTGTCCGCAAGAAGAAGCTGATGGAACGTTACCATTTTGAGTGCACGTGCCAGCGCTGCAGCCAGCACCTCAAGGATGATCTGATGATGGCTGCTGCAGAGGCCAAA CCGTCTGCTGAGAAGCTGAAGGAGGTGACTGCCGTTAGCGAAGACTGTCTGGAGAAGATCGAGAAGTGCCATGTTGAGAAAGATTTCCACGAG GTGGTGAAGCTGTGCGGTGAGTGTTTGGCGAAGCAGGAGAACGTCCTGGCTGACACTCACCTGTACAAACTGCGTGTGCTCAGTGTAGCCAGCGAGGCACTTTTATTCCAGCGGTTGTTCCCTGAGGCTGCAGCGTACGCTCAGAGGATGGTGGATGGATACAC GAAGTTGTATCCCTGCAACAACGCCCAGCTGGGCTTGGCCATCATGCGCGCTGGCGTCGTACATTGGCAGTCAGGGAAGACCGAGCTGGGCCACAGCATGATCTGCCAAGCTTACAGCATTCTCATGGTCACTCACGGGCCCGACCACGCGATCACCAAAGACCTGGAG
- the LOC133413963 gene encoding excitatory amino acid transporter 1-like — protein sequence MERLDSISSQIARSRMQRFREGIHIRTMKAKRKVEEISKEDIRTFLKKNAFVLFTVGAVVVGIILGFALRPYKMSYREVKYFSFPGELLMRMLQMLVLPLLVSSLITGMAALDSKASGKMGMRAVIYYMTTTFIAVFIGILIVLIIHPGKGSKDEFGKQQMIEQVSPADAFLDLIRNMFPPNLVQACTQQFKTKYGKRVVHVTVTVNDTLFNTTNDTQEVMEITREEVIPVPGQVNGVNALGLVVFSMCFGLIIGNMKEQGQLLRDFFDGLNEAIMQLVAIIMWYAPIGILFLIAGKIVEMDDLTQMGGQLGMYTITVIIGLMIHGVLILPTLYFAITRQNPFIFIAGLVQALVTALGTSSSSATLPVTFKCLEENNKIDKRITRFVLPVGATINMDGTALYEALAAIFIAQVNNMEMNFGQIITISITATAASIGAAGIPQAGLVTMVIVLTSVGLPTDDITLIIAVDWFLDRLRTTTNVLGDSIGAGIIEFLSRHELRSKDVEMGNSVLEEKERKKPYKLISQDSDLENDKRRHNESSM from the exons ATGGAACGACTGGATTCAATCTCATCGCAAATTGCG CGCAGCAGGATGCAGCGTTTCAGAGAAGGCATCCACATACGCACCATGAAGGCCAAGAGGAAAGTGGAGGAGATCTCCAAAGAGGACATCCGGACCTTTCTCAAAAAGAATGCCTTTGTGCTCTTCACAGTGGGTGCAGTTGTTGTGG GAATTATTCTTGGATTTGCATTGCGTCCCTATAAGATGTCGTATCGAGAGGTGAAGTACTTCTCTTTCCCTGGGGAGCTACTGATGAGAATGCTGCAGATGCTTGTTCTACCCTTATTGGTCTCCAGTCTAATAACAG GAATGGCAGCTTTGGACAGCAAAGCCTCCGGGAAAATGGGCATGAGAGCTGTGATTTACTACATGACCACTACTTTTATTGCGGTCTTCATTGGTATCCTCATTGTCCTTATCATCCACCCAGGAAAAGGTTCTAAAGATGAGTTTGGGAAACAACAAATGATAGAGCAAGTCAGTCCTGCAGATGCCTTTTTGGATCTGATTAG AAATATGTTTCCTCCGAACTTGGTCCAAGCCTGCACACAACAG TTCAAAACAAAGTATGGAAAACGAGTCGTTCACGTGACGGTGACAGTGAACGACACCCTCTTCAATACAACCAACGACACCCAGGAGGTCATGGAGATCACCCGAGAGGAAGTGATACCGGTGCCCGGTCAGGTGAATGGAGTAAACGCGCTGGGCTTGGTGGTCTTCTCTATGTGTTTTGGGCTGATAATTGGCAACATGAAGGAGCAAGGCCAGCTCCTGAGGGATTTCTTTGACGGCCTCAATGAAGCAATCATGCAGCTGGTTGCCATCATCATGTG GTACGCTCCTATTGGCATCCTGTTCCTCATTGCAGGGAAAATAGTGGAGATGGATGATCTCACACAGATGGGTGGCCAGTTGGGCATGTATACTATCACAGTTATAATCGGCCTCATGATCCATGGCGTTCTTATTCTTCCCACCCTGTATTTTGCCATCACTCGGCAGAACCCTTTCATTTTCATCGCTGGCCTTGTGCAAGCTCTGGTCACGGCGTTGGGCACCTCTTCGAG CTCGGCCACCCTCCCTGTCACATTTAAATGTCTGGAGGAGAACAACAAGATAGACAAGCGAATTACTCGCTTTGTGTTGCCCGTGGGTGCCACCATCAACATGGATGGCACCGCTCTCTACGAAGCGCTGGCAGCCATTTTTATTGCCCAAGTCAACAACATGGAGATGAACTTTGGTCAGATCATCACCATCAG TATTACAGCAACTGCAGCGAGTATCGGAGCTGCCGGGATCCCACAAGCGGGCCTGGTCACGATGGTGATTGTATTGACGTCTGTTGGACTTCCCACCGACGACATTACTCTGATCATTGCAGTTGATTGGTTCCT GGACCGTCTGCGTACCACCACCAACGTTTTGGGCGATTCAATCGGAGCCGGCATCATAGAGTTCCTCTCTCGACACGAGCTTCGCAGCAAGGATGTGGAGATGGGAAACTCTGTGCTGGAGGAGAAAGAGAGGAAGAAACCTTACAAGCTCATCTCACAAGATAGTGATTTGGAAAATGACAAACGCCGTCACAATGAATCAAGCATGTAG